The sequence aaaaatctcgataattcaccacgtgcttcaccgtctacaagcacgtttataTTTGACTTTCagccgagttatctcggggtcttaatccgatcacgAGTAACTCGAtttgatccaatttcttgtcagattaaggtgtctacatgcacttaataacacaatcttattgtaattcagtcaataatctgatcctttcagtgccatgttacCCCACTGAGTGCCAGGCTGAAAATGGAAAAACTCCTCTTAGAGATAACTGGCACTCTGACGGTGATCAGAATCTATCCTGTTAACTAAGACTTTCCTCTTCGGGTTCTGTGTGCTGCAACAAATCGTTCATTTCACGGATCGTTTGATGCTTCTCCGACGCAAAATACACCAACTGCCTAACACTTCACTCATCAGAGGAGCAGGTTGTATGAATGGAGAGGTGTGAAATTATAAATATAACTTcaggaaaaaaacacagcttGTTTCAATAGAGAGAGGAATGCTGCCAGAAAATCATCATTTGTACAAAGTGGTACGTTTATACACGCCTGCTGCTTCTTTCATGAAAACTGCCCATAAAAAACAAGCGCATTCAATTTCAATGAGAGGAATCGGCACAGATTCAATATCACTTCAATGTGTCATCCTGATTTTGATGTGTGGGATACGATTCAATCCTGAACTCTCAACTAAAACTACTCCAGAGTAGGTTATGCGTTCAATTCAAGTTACCATGGTGATAAAGCCAGGTTAAAACAGAGCCACCTTTAACGACATAAAAACTGTGATTCTAAGCTTGGTATACCTTACCGAGCTGTTAGTCTCACTTTGTAGTACATCCCGTTAGCCGACTGCCAACAGGTTGAGACAAAGGGAAACCCTTCCTAAGTCTTATTCTGCTGGAGGTCTATTCCGGTCAGAAGGGATTTTTGCCTCCCCACTGTCACCTGAAGCTccatgcatgctcaggatgggggaCTGAAGCAAACTCAAGATTCAACTCAATCTCTTGCTTTCTTTAGCTAGGCTAGTTTTTAAATCAACTGGCATTATATGGTCATCATTACAATTAACTGGACTGAATTGCATTATAACTGGATTGGACTTGTACTGAACCTACTGACTTCCCCTGTAAAGGAGCCTGAGATAACTTTCATTGTGAACTGGCAACATTaattaaaactgaattgaatcaaTCCTGAGTGTAATACTATTGCGTTGAATTACCTTCAATAATtctttgttgctgctgtttaatTTCCCCGAAGGTCAGACCCTTGGTCTCCTCCGATTCGTTGATCAGCCAAGGGTTGGCCGAAGAGCTTCCACTGGCTGCTGCCCCTCCGGCCATCAGTGTGGACCTGTGGGTCATAATCACAACAGTTGTGCAATTCTAAAAactttgatttgaaaaaaatctaattactGTTACCTCCAAACAAAAACTTAGTCATGCACCAACACTGAAAGACACATCGCCTTTGGATATGTGCTTGTTTAGCCTGTTAATCACTTTTTAGCGCACAGGTTTAAAACAACACCCATCATGCTCCAGTGACACGGTCAATATGCCTGGATGGGACGGAAGTGCAATGCACATATGTACAACTGCTCTTCTTGTTCACTTTTGTCTGCCATGTGCTTTTTCTAACAATTACGACACCACATCCATCgcacagaaaaacaaattaatttactcttttgtcctttttgtcCCCCCACAATCAAAATTGACCAAGTTGGCTCCTGAACAGTGAGTGATCATCGGGACTAATCATCATCATGTCTAAGTGAGACACCGGAGCTTTCTGCGCTGTCTTGTGCAGCGCTAACTTCTGCTGTGTGGTCGAAAAGCTATTATTCTAATAGTTTAAAGCTGTGTCTTTCTGCAACAACTTCAGGGTTTCTAGATTTAACCGTCTCTGCTGAGCACAAGGTGTCTGCTTTTAAAGGTAGTGCAAAAGGGACCTGAACTAAATGTAGCGTAACAGACAAAAAATTAATAATTCATTACTTATTTAGACCTATGTGCTAAAGTCCTATAATGTGAGTCATTCACTTGGTATTAATCAGGCTATTGTTAGTACAATCAAACTAAATCTTTCAAATTTAGAAGATTTTATGCTAGTTTTGGAATTGAGGCATAACACTTTTATGAAGATCTTACTGTATTACTTCTTCTGAAGAAGCCTCTTAAAGTAATGTGAGACTACTCCCAATAAAGCAAGCCGAGGCTCACAACAGCAGAGGAGCGGATGAGACGAAGCATTCAGCCTAATCTTTCTAAGATGTGTGCTTACTATGTGCCAGACCTGCACTTCCTCCATACTAGCACCCACTGTGTGAAGATCCAATTAGGCAGCCAGTGGGAAGCGCCAAAACCAGTCAGGCACATCTCTTGGCACCCACTAAGCACTTGACTGTCACCACTGAGGCCTGAGCATCCAGGTCCTGACTGAGTGACTTGGACAGGCCAGATTTAACTAATTATAACAATTTCCTATGCAATCACATATGAAGGAAAGGTTAGAGAATAATAGAGTAAAGGTGGGTCCAAGGGGCAAGAGGGTGAACTCAGCCTTCAAAAATAGGCGCCATGTCCTTCTTTTCCTTAGACTGAAAAGAAGATGCCTAGAATTCATTGTTTTAGGGATAAATTAAAATCCCTCGAGCAACTTTCATGCCATTCTTTCTACCCAAAGttctcaccaaaaaaaaaaaaaaagtggcttaGATCATCCAAGCATGGCCAATCTATCCCCTCCCACAGAGACCACACAGTGGGAATGGGTCCGACGCCTACCCTTAAATCCAAATTACCCACCACATATCACTATTAAATGCAGGTCTCACTGAGCAAACTAAAAACCATACGACCACATGATTCCTGTTAGCCAAGCTAATTTATTAGCAAATGTCGCttgagattcttttttttttttcccccttttaacAAAGTCTTTCATGTAATAGGGTGTGTGGTCTGTAAAAATTAGATGAAAGCCAGTTCAAAGCACCACTAAGTAGATCAATCCCAAAACCAAAACTTTGTGAGGGATATCAGAGAAAAGCGCTCTCGTCTCAAGGCATCAgcaagtgttttctttttttaagtccGACTGATCTGATGAAACCGATTCTGCTGTTATTTTATACCAAAAAAACGTCTGGAACCACAAAGATGTTGGTTGCTACGCAACATTTCTCAGTGCATGCTGATCCTCTGCAGTGTTTAAACAATAAGGTGGGCACCAACTATTCACACGACATCATTTCCTCTTCCTGTCCACACAAAAATCACCTGTGCCACACTAGGTCAAACCTTAGCCTCATGACCACCTGCTGCTTTAAACAGTTCTAACGACACCACATCAGATGATGATAAAGACACTGATCGGTTTCCTCAGCTCTTTGATCATCTCCACTACCTGCAGAGTATCGGCTAAGTTATAACCAATAAACTAATTTCCTTTATGCAGGTTCACCAGGATAcactcgttcaatcacgtaaatgtgtgtgtgtgtgtgtgtgtgtggctacTTCGGGGGAGTGCCAAATGTGTGATCAACAGCGCATAGCGAGCAGATCTAATGAAAAAGAATTGGCCGTGAAGTTGTCAAAATGGCGGATATAGAGACTTCCTTCCAGAGCACACGGGTCATTTCGGATGCACAAAGACTTCCGCGGAAACTTAGTGACCGGTAACGTACCATCAAAGCAAAGAACGGAGTCTATGACCCTTCTGGTCAGGAACATAGACAAGAGAAGGAGGGTTCGTTATTTTTAATTAGGCAGCCATACAGTTGGATaggatgataataataataataatctaaaAAGACTTCAGAGATGAAATCCACAAAATGAAAGGTGACATGTTCTGAGaagaagccccccccccccctcctagACAGACAGtcagggtgaaaaaaaaattccactgAGGACACAAAGAGGGGGAAAATAAATGGATTTAAAATTTAAAGGAAATACATTACTTACACCCACATTTGATGAGATTTAAAAATACTGACTTTCTCAACAATTTATTAAAGGTAGGATGAACTCATTTCTCTAGCTGTTAATACCTGGTGGGTTCAGGCTCCGAGAGATCTCCTTTGAAAGTGGCATTGAGCTGCTTCTCTCTGGTCAGAAGGTCATCGATAAGGTTCTGTCTCCTGTCGGCTTCTGACTGCATTCTGAGAAGACCATATCAAGGTCCATACACTCCTCTAATGACCTTCAAAGAACGTggaccagttttttttttttatatacatttgTTTTGGTTCAGAATCCTGAGCACAGCTtgtcacagtgtgtgtgtgtatgggtgcagaggttcctttttttttttttaaataaaactctAATGCCCTCTACAGGAACACCACTGTTAATGCACAAGAAATCACTCCTGCCCAGATTGTAATCTCAGTCTGATGACTCTGAGAGCTTGAACAATCGTCAGAGGAAAGGATACATGCGCCTAGAAGAAGAAGCTCGCAGCAAGCCCTCTTTGAGCTGGGAAATGTTCTGCTTGAGCTTCTGCAGCGACGCCCGTAGTGTCATGTTTATCTGGAAAAACAGAGCGCATGCACTTCTGTGAACTCAAGACCACCtcatttttcactttaaaagaGAGTCTAACACGTTACCTTCGCGGGGTTCCCCCCTGTTCTCTGCTGCTTGTTCCTTTCATGGATGTTTTCCGCCACTTCCTGTGCCAGGCGACAAGTGGCATCATAATTCTGCAACCTTGAGATGAATGAATGGGATAAAAATGATAAGTAAAGACTGATATTACTGTCACAGTACGTACATATTGCTACCAAACACAAATCTGGAAAGAAAATGCAAGAGTATTAGGAAATATTTCATGACAATCCAAATCTTGTGGAACGTTTGAAGATCAAATTATTCTCGTTTCAAAttagataaataaatcaaaagttTATCAATTAACGCCAGTGCTTACATTCATACTTGTGGAGGGGGTTATGTACCCCTtggggccttttttttttaatgctaagAGATTAATAAACGATGTAACCAATGATGCAAACACACTACTAACTGCACGATAACAATGGACTGATTCTAGAACCCAAACGTTACAATTGCCCTTCAGTAGTATTTAATGCTGCGCCATTATATGTTATCGGTACggtttagttatttttttaagcagAAAGTAAGCATTAATCATCTAAAATGTCTTCAATTGTTCTATCTATTTTGTTAATTTGCTTATCCGAAGAATAAGCGCAAACCCTAACAAAACTACATTTATCAACACAAAATTAAGAGAGTAATTAGACCATCTTAAAGAGCATGTTGTTGTGTTTGGCTAATCTTAATAAGGAACTAGCTACCAGCTAACTAGGAACACAGCAGCTATCAAATCAATTAGACGTAGAAACGatatttgttgttgttcaggACACGTCTGAGACGGTTTATTGAAGTACTCGAAAACATTACCTACCAGGGATCCTGGGACATTGTTATAAAAGTGAACTATGGAGCGAAAATCGTTTGAACCGGTACGACCATACGACAGTAATCACCACCAAGCTGTCGCTTGTTTTGGATGTGACGTCACTACGGAATACTGCGAAGACCATTCTACTCCAAGGCCGCGTCGATTAGTTTTCgcagaaaaataaactttacaCAGATGAGCGTCAAAAATGTCGTAaatgtgatttttcttttttaaatatacagtATACATACACTTCAGTTATGATGGTGGCTGTGTTGTAAACAGACACATAATTTTGTGCTGAAAACTAATTATCAAATCGAGCCATGGATGAAGTCCTGTGCATAACACTAATTTTGGTCAAAGAGGAAAACATAACCAGTAACACCAATATCTGTCTAAACATGGCAACCTTTGGTAGGTTATGTGAGTACTAAAACACTTGGGAGTGCTATCATACCCACAGGCACCAACAAGACACTGCTTATCTTGTTGCGGAAATGTTCTACTGGAAAAGCCTGCTTCTTGAAACTCAGATGGATGCAACTTTGATACTTGAGACAAATCTAAATAACTCTGCAGACAAGTTACCCCTGTTCCATGTAGAattctatttattcatttatttacaatATTCACTTTGTCTTATTCAGGGTGAGAGGCCTACTCACACTCACCCCCTAaaatcaatttagaatcactagTAAAGTTAACTGGCATGTTTTTGGGCTGTGGGAGAAAGCCACAGAACTCATTCATGGGGGGAGATCATGCAAAATACACCAAGAGTCCAGCCAAGATTCTATCTAGGAGTCTTattgctgtgaggcgatggtgctcACCACCACACACAACCATGCAGTCCCCAACATGGAATTCATCTAATATATCTGAAATTTGACAAAGTAAAAATTGCTCTATTACAGGCCCTTTGAATGTGGGTCTTAAAGAGGAGGTCTGAATCTAAATTTGCCttaaaaagaagtaaaaagtcaattagaacaaaaacaaactaactaaaaaaaaaataacagggtAAACTTTGTGTTGAATATTAAGACTTAGTGACGCTTAGTAACCCACAGCCACGTGTGCAGAGCTGCATCTGCAATTCTGCGATCAGACTGCGACTTATCCCTCACATGAATAAAAAATGcagtcaagattcaagattccaCGTGTGTGACatgttttcctctctttttcttcaGGTGTAGAAGTTTTCCTCTGGCAGCACAACTCTGTCTTCACCAATGAGCAAAGGCTGCTTTTGAGCTCCGTTCCACGTAGGTCCCACATGTGAGGGTTGTAGAGGTTTTCTGTTTTGTAACCAAGCAATGCTCGTGTTTGAATGAAAACATACACATGTTATGCAGAATAATAGACCTATGAGGACTTCTTggaataccccccccccccttgacATTTTGCATGGCACAAGGCAGTTTCAGAGAAAAAGGTTTATTTACCACTTGGTTGCCCTCCTTTtccaaaaaattattttctcGCCTCATATccagatccatccatccatccatccactatCTACACcagctgaatccgtcggtcgggtcgcgggggggctggagcccatcccagcggtcatcgggcgagaggcagggtacaccctggacaggccaccagtccatcgcagggccacacagagacaaacaaccacacacacactcctaaagacaattttagagacaccaattaacctgacatgcatgtttttggacagtgagaggaagccggggtacccggagagaacccacgcatacacggggagaacatgcaaactccacacagaaaggccccagtagaacctggaaccttcttgctgtgaggcgacggtgctaaccaccacaccaccgtgcagccctcatATCCAGACATAATCTTAAATCTTTGGTTATCTTTAGGCCATTTGGTTATTTCAAAAGTAAAGATGAAGCTGGATTttatgatcacacacacacataatttcTGCAATCTAAACACTTCAAATTGCTGGATTTGGTAAACTTTTATACAGCTCAATTATTGTACAAAGCCAGCATGAATACTCTGCCAAATAATATTCAAACACTCTTTAAATTGAGACATGGAGAACATCACCTAAGGGGATGTAAAATATTTAAAGTGCCAGCGGTGAGAACAACCAgaaaaagcatgtgtgtgtctgtgattgGGGTTCGGCTCTGGAATGGGTTGAAGGAACAACTTAAGCAGTGTATTTCTATTCATCAGTTCAAGGCCACATATAAAGTGGAAGTAATGACAAAATACAAAACTGAAGAAATTTTGTAATGTATATGCACGGGCTATTATGTTATCatcatataaattgtgattAACATCAAATAAGAGATGAGAAGATATGTGTAATAATATGTTAAAATTAGGTTGAAAGTTAAAAACAATGCCAATGTATGTAAGACGCATCCATATAAATTGTAATTTTTGAATGGGGGTGGGAGCaaataagtatttttacttcatcTCACTCCCTTTCGAGTGAGTATTGATTTCTGTTACCTTTGTTTTAGATGAATATGTAAATTCATATGTATtatggaaatgtatttattttgtaatctgCCTGAAAATAAGCTCAACTCAATCAATCAAAAGTGATTGTGGAACATGAGTGGATGTATGGATTATATTTTTTTGAGGCACAGCTgatcgtgaaaaaaaaaaaaaaaaagctgcatttctattttaattttcaaatgATTTGATGTCCTGTTTTTTTTGGCTCTATTGGATGGGGGTGGCTCTGTGGATGTTTTTCAGAGACTTCTCAGAAACAGTTGCCAGTGATAAAAACAGGAAAATCAGTGgaacttttttctttcagtacCTGAACCACCACACACAAACAATGCCTAACCCACATGACTGCAGCCCTCAGGCTTATATAAAGCCCGAGCTCTTTGAGAGCAGGACTAGTGACAAAAGACGGTGCGTTCCTGTGTTACGTTCCAGCGTTGATGTCTTTGAACAACAGGACTTGagatgattcaagtttcaaggACACCAGAGATCTTCAATTTTGGAAACATGAATTCAACTTCACATACATCCTCTGACCAAGACCTGAGTTCTGTGGCAACAGGCAGAAGGCAAAGGTCCCACTCTTACTACAGCCCAGAGGACAGTAAGAACTATGGCttgcagacacagacagagcaaaTCATCCAAAGACCCCGCTCCAG is a genomic window of Odontesthes bonariensis isolate fOdoBon6 chromosome 4, fOdoBon6.hap1, whole genome shotgun sequence containing:
- the stx8 gene encoding syntaxin-8 encodes the protein MSQDPWLQNYDATCRLAQEVAENIHERNKQQRTGGNPAKINMTLRASLQKLKQNISQLKEGLLRASSSRRIMQSEADRRQNLIDDLLTREKQLNATFKGDLSEPEPTRSTLMAGGAAASGSSSANPWLINESEETKGLTFGEIKQQQQRIIEAQDAGLDALAAVISRQKIMGQDIGNELEEQNEIIDDLANLVDKTDGRIRDETRRVRLVETKSASCGMLVVIVLLLIAIIVIAVWPV